A DNA window from Laribacter hongkongensis DSM 14985 contains the following coding sequences:
- a CDS encoding response regulator transcription factor, which translates to MSHPMPPRQQLDPTVYVVDDDPAVLDSVVLLLRSHGITAQPFDSARHFLQTYQPGQIACLVLDLRMPGMGGLELQHELAAADFDIPIIFLTGHGDVQQCSHAFRAGAIDFLTKPIDELALVSAVRHAVQESIRRHTKQAQTREVEERLTRLSKRELEIVRYIVDGMSSREIAHLLELSPRTVEAHRANIYDKLEVVTLADLVRLYLTALSDRKLAERLNAMASA; encoded by the coding sequence ATGTCCCATCCGATGCCTCCCCGACAGCAGCTTGACCCGACCGTCTACGTGGTCGACGACGACCCGGCCGTGCTCGACTCGGTCGTCCTGCTGTTGCGTTCGCACGGTATCACCGCCCAGCCGTTCGATTCGGCCCGCCACTTCCTCCAGACCTACCAGCCAGGCCAGATCGCCTGTCTGGTGCTGGACCTGCGCATGCCCGGCATGGGCGGACTGGAGCTGCAACACGAACTGGCTGCGGCCGACTTCGACATCCCGATCATCTTCCTGACCGGGCACGGCGACGTGCAGCAGTGCAGCCACGCCTTCCGCGCCGGCGCCATCGATTTCCTGACCAAGCCGATCGACGAACTGGCGCTGGTATCCGCCGTGCGCCACGCCGTGCAGGAAAGCATCCGCCGTCACACCAAGCAGGCGCAGACGCGCGAAGTGGAAGAACGTCTCACCCGCCTGTCCAAGCGCGAACTGGAGATCGTCCGCTACATCGTCGACGGCATGTCCAGCCGGGAAATCGCCCATTTGCTGGAACTGTCGCCGCGCACGGTCGAAGCCCACCGCGCCAACATCTACGACAAGCTCGAAGTGGTCACGCTGGCCGACCTCGTGCGGCTGTACCTGACCGCCCTTTCCGACCGCAAACTGGCTGAACGGCTCAATGCCATGGCGTCAGCCTGA
- the hrpA gene encoding ATP-dependent RNA helicase HrpA, translating to MSRDLLAPIDALLTRCLVRDRHALLRRRRELAERIKAGKPADRLAAQLLAAAQASADKVAARRERLPVPAFDEALPVNQKRDELLAAIDANQVVIVCGETGSGKTTQLPKLCLQLGRGTRGLIGHTQPRRLAARSVASRIAEELGTQIGQGVGFKVRFTDRTSDQSFIKLMTDGILLAETQTDRYLEAYDTLIIDEAHERSLNIDFLLGYLRQLLPRRPDLKIIITSATIDAERFSRHFNGAPVIEVSGRTYPVEVRYRALGEKDEDDRDLAMEDAIVDAVDELARLGSGDILVFLPGEREIRDTAEALRKARLTVRYEVLPLFARLSNEEQNRIFKGGNGRRIVLATNVAETSLTVPGIRYVIDTGLARIKRYSPRAKVEQLLVEKISQAAARQRAGRCGRVAAGVCIRLYAEDDFNARPAFTDPEIVRSNLAAVILRMASLRLGAVVEFPFIDPPSARLIADGYDVLHELGAVSERGELTPLGRELARIPVDPKIGRMLLAARDYHCLREMLVLVSALSIQDPRERPFDAREAAERAQTRFADERSDFLGFLALWDFFDDALKHKKSNRQLVELCHSHFLSHLRLREWRELHGQLAQIAHDLELRENQTPATFEQLHKALLTGLLGNLGMKSMEGDDYLGARGIHFHVFPGSGLKKSKPKWLVAGELTETSRLYARTVARIEPEWIEPLAMHLVKRHYFEPHWEKARGEVVASERVTLYGLNIVPRRTVSYGRIDATEARQIFVREALANGQLHTQAPFFRHNQRLIREVEELEHKARRQDVLVDEETLVAFYDERIPADICDARSFDAWREGAEKADPKLLFLDRDYLMQHAAEHITEEQFPEWLDTPDGRLRLGYRFEPNHPLDGVTVDVPLAILNRLEPARLEWLVPGMIREKLALLIKALPKQIRRACVPVPDFVTRFLSTGPRQDQPVGPQLARFILRETGGVEVDPAAFETAELPAHARMNLRVLDDGRQELGMGRDLVTLQKQFGTAAELTFRDSTHEFERDDVQGWDVGNLPESIQFARGRQQLTGYPALACEEDRVALRLFDTPEKACAAHRQGVVRLLRRELKEHMKQLAKGLPGFTQIALQLRGVASADALLDDAVACICDRAFIGDDDAPRSQKAFDEQKKRARTRLPAVTQAVTQYLTAIAAEYTRTTQMADKHRLGPKLGPEIRALVYPGFLAATPWAQLPNLPRYLKAKQLRMDKYASNSQRDGQRGAEVAALWQRWADKVAELDAREGAPQVLRDFRWLIEELRVSLFAQELKTPFPVSVKRLEKAWADLRLQAGSNTGRR from the coding sequence ATGTCCCGCGACCTGCTTGCCCCGATCGATGCCCTGCTGACCCGTTGCCTGGTCCGCGACCGCCACGCCCTTCTGCGCCGGCGGCGCGAACTTGCGGAGCGGATCAAGGCCGGCAAGCCGGCTGACCGGCTGGCCGCGCAGCTCCTGGCTGCCGCACAGGCATCGGCCGACAAAGTGGCTGCACGACGCGAGCGCCTGCCGGTGCCCGCGTTTGACGAGGCCCTGCCGGTCAACCAGAAGCGGGACGAACTGCTGGCTGCCATCGACGCCAACCAGGTCGTCATCGTCTGCGGCGAAACCGGCTCGGGCAAGACCACCCAGCTGCCCAAGCTGTGCCTGCAACTCGGCCGCGGTACCCGCGGCTTGATCGGCCACACCCAGCCCCGCCGGCTGGCGGCGCGTTCGGTGGCCAGCCGCATTGCCGAAGAACTGGGCACGCAGATCGGCCAGGGCGTCGGCTTCAAGGTGCGCTTTACCGACCGCACCTCCGACCAGAGCTTCATCAAGCTGATGACCGACGGCATCCTGCTGGCGGAAACCCAGACCGACCGCTACCTCGAAGCCTACGACACCCTCATCATCGACGAGGCGCACGAACGCAGCCTCAACATCGACTTCCTGCTCGGCTACCTGCGCCAGCTGCTGCCGCGCCGGCCCGACCTCAAGATCATCATCACCTCGGCCACCATCGACGCCGAACGCTTCAGCCGCCACTTCAACGGCGCCCCGGTCATCGAAGTGTCCGGCCGCACCTACCCGGTCGAAGTCCGCTACCGGGCGCTGGGCGAAAAGGATGAAGACGACCGCGACCTCGCCATGGAAGACGCCATTGTCGATGCCGTCGACGAACTGGCCCGCCTCGGCTCCGGTGACATTCTGGTGTTCCTGCCCGGCGAGCGCGAAATCCGCGACACCGCCGAGGCGCTGCGCAAGGCGCGGCTCACCGTGCGCTACGAAGTGCTGCCGCTGTTTGCCCGCCTGTCCAACGAAGAGCAGAACCGCATTTTCAAGGGCGGCAACGGCCGGCGCATCGTGCTGGCGACCAACGTCGCCGAAACCTCGCTCACCGTCCCCGGCATCCGCTACGTCATCGACACCGGCCTGGCCCGCATCAAACGCTACAGCCCGCGCGCCAAGGTCGAACAGCTGCTGGTGGAAAAAATCTCGCAGGCCGCCGCCCGCCAGCGTGCCGGCCGCTGCGGCCGGGTCGCCGCCGGCGTGTGCATCCGCCTGTATGCCGAAGACGACTTCAACGCCCGCCCGGCCTTTACCGACCCGGAAATCGTCCGCTCCAACCTCGCCGCCGTCATCCTGCGCATGGCATCGCTGCGGCTGGGGGCGGTGGTCGAATTCCCCTTTATTGACCCGCCATCGGCACGCCTGATCGCCGACGGCTACGACGTGCTGCACGAACTCGGCGCGGTCAGCGAGCGCGGCGAACTCACCCCGCTGGGCCGCGAGCTGGCCCGCATCCCGGTCGACCCGAAAATCGGCCGCATGCTGCTGGCAGCGCGTGACTACCACTGCCTGCGCGAAATGCTGGTGCTGGTGTCGGCGCTGTCGATCCAGGACCCGCGCGAACGCCCCTTCGATGCCCGCGAGGCAGCCGAACGCGCGCAGACTCGCTTTGCCGACGAACGATCGGACTTTCTCGGTTTTCTGGCGCTGTGGGATTTCTTTGACGACGCGCTCAAGCACAAGAAATCCAACCGCCAGCTGGTCGAGCTGTGCCACAGCCATTTCCTGTCGCACCTGCGCCTGCGCGAATGGCGCGAACTGCATGGCCAGCTGGCGCAGATCGCCCACGACCTCGAACTGCGCGAAAACCAGACCCCGGCCACCTTCGAGCAACTGCACAAGGCACTGCTGACCGGCCTTCTGGGCAACCTCGGCATGAAGTCGATGGAAGGCGACGACTACCTCGGCGCCCGCGGCATCCATTTCCATGTCTTCCCCGGTTCCGGCCTGAAAAAGAGCAAGCCGAAATGGCTGGTGGCAGGCGAACTGACCGAAACCAGCCGCCTGTATGCGCGCACGGTGGCCAGGATCGAGCCGGAATGGATTGAGCCCCTGGCGATGCATCTGGTGAAGCGCCACTACTTCGAGCCGCACTGGGAAAAAGCCCGCGGCGAAGTGGTCGCCAGCGAGCGCGTGACGCTGTACGGCCTCAATATCGTGCCGCGCCGCACCGTCAGCTACGGCCGCATCGACGCCACCGAAGCGCGGCAGATCTTTGTCCGCGAGGCACTGGCCAACGGCCAGCTGCACACGCAGGCACCGTTTTTCCGCCACAACCAGCGCCTGATCCGCGAAGTGGAAGAACTCGAACACAAGGCGCGCCGCCAGGACGTGCTGGTGGACGAGGAAACCCTGGTCGCCTTCTACGACGAGCGAATTCCGGCCGACATCTGCGACGCCCGCAGCTTTGACGCCTGGCGGGAAGGCGCGGAAAAAGCCGACCCGAAACTGCTGTTCCTCGATCGCGACTACCTGATGCAGCACGCGGCGGAACACATCACCGAAGAACAGTTCCCCGAATGGCTGGACACGCCGGATGGCCGCCTGCGCCTGGGCTACCGCTTCGAGCCGAACCACCCGCTCGACGGCGTGACGGTCGACGTGCCGCTGGCCATCCTCAACCGGCTGGAACCGGCCCGGCTGGAGTGGCTGGTGCCGGGGATGATCCGCGAAAAGCTCGCCCTGCTGATCAAGGCGCTGCCCAAACAGATCCGCCGTGCCTGTGTGCCGGTGCCGGATTTCGTTACCCGTTTCCTGTCGACCGGCCCGCGACAGGACCAGCCGGTCGGCCCGCAGCTGGCACGCTTCATCCTGCGCGAAACCGGTGGGGTGGAAGTCGACCCGGCAGCCTTCGAGACCGCCGAGCTGCCGGCCCATGCACGCATGAACCTGCGCGTGCTCGACGACGGGCGGCAGGAGCTGGGCATGGGGCGCGACCTCGTCACCCTGCAAAAGCAGTTCGGCACCGCCGCCGAACTCACCTTCCGCGACAGCACCCACGAATTCGAGCGTGACGACGTGCAGGGCTGGGACGTGGGCAACCTGCCCGAAAGCATCCAGTTCGCCCGCGGGCGCCAGCAGCTGACCGGCTATCCGGCGCTGGCCTGCGAGGAAGACCGGGTGGCCCTGCGCCTGTTCGACACGCCGGAAAAAGCCTGCGCCGCCCACCGGCAAGGAGTAGTGCGCCTGTTGCGCCGCGAGCTGAAGGAACACATGAAGCAGCTCGCCAAAGGGCTGCCGGGCTTTACCCAGATCGCCCTGCAACTGCGCGGTGTCGCCAGCGCCGACGCGCTGCTGGACGACGCGGTGGCCTGCATCTGCGACCGCGCCTTTATCGGCGACGACGACGCACCGCGCAGCCAGAAAGCCTTCGACGAGCAGAAAAAGCGCGCTCGCACGCGCCTGCCGGCCGTCACGCAGGCCGTCACGCAATACCTGACCGCGATTGCCGCCGAATACACCAGAACCACGCAGATGGCCGACAAGCACCGGCTGGGCCCGAAGCTCGGCCCGGAAATCCGCGCGCTGGTGTATCCGGGTTTTCTGGCCGCCACGCCGTGGGCACAGCTGCCGAACCTGCCGCGCTACCTGAAAGCCAAGCAGCTGCGCATGGACAAGTACGCCAGCAACAGCCAGCGTGACGGCCAGCGCGGCGCCGAGGTGGCCGCCCTGTGGCAACGCTGGGCCGACAAGGTGGCCGAGCTGGACGCGCGCGAAGGCGCACCGCAGGTGCTGCGCGACTTCCGCTGGCTGATCGAGGAACTGCGCGTCAGCCTGTTTGCGCAGGAGCTGAAAACGCCGTTCCCGGTATCGGTGAAACGGCTGGAAAAAGCCTGGGCTGATCTCCGGCTGCAGGCAGGCAGCAACACCGGCCGGCGATGA
- a CDS encoding ATP-binding protein: MIPRSQPTPAFMNTDTETSPQPAGLRGYRVLSRRDVGLVVLFFLLFECVALWSWYRNEHARLERGFMHDSEALYQQVSQRFDQNEAALNSLAALFSTFDGLNYRDINTFTGTLLEQYPHLFAIDVLQRVDHAQRPAFERDLAQSAGSALTIRDYVDGNWQVSPRRPQYLPVIFVAPPRVLPGSALGLDALESRPLRSALSQSLAHGRVVASPPYRLFNGKPGYAVSLPLKLRDVQAYSNASSNFAILLVIDTHRLLSQLDLEELPSRVRLYYRRPGSNTAPPLIFDNRGERVPPITGDLQFSRTLASNYQPFTLDIQRDIVLRDLNLSLFALIATAGLLLTALLTAWLIQRRETAEQRRLAAAELYTSRERASVTLQAINDGVITFGLSQRIDFINPMAASLTGVSASAAIGKQIDQVVRLRYDFAQSLPANPFRLCLRSGHAIDLADNSLLLHPGGEEILLEGNISPLFDPNSQVIGGVFAFRNMGPVRQRARQALEESERRLHEHEAHLAHVARLHTMGEMASGIAHELNQPLAAIVNYNQACLRLIEEDEPDFPTLRHALSATATQAQRAGEILKRLRAFVARQPIHLAPVDLNQVVKDVLALAEYDVRRHEVTVDTALSHDLPPIIADAIQLEQVVLNLLRNALDAIQTVAPWGRIHLATSHAEQHVRLTISDNGCGLGEHADRMFEPFYTTKSSGMGLGLTICQTIIESFGGRIRAANQAAGGAVFTIELPLNTPSSVESRHVPSDASPTAA; the protein is encoded by the coding sequence ATGATCCCGCGATCACAGCCCACACCCGCATTCATGAACACCGACACCGAGACCTCACCCCAGCCCGCCGGTTTGCGCGGATACCGGGTGTTGTCCCGCCGGGATGTCGGGCTGGTCGTGCTGTTCTTCCTGCTGTTCGAGTGCGTGGCATTGTGGAGCTGGTACCGCAATGAACACGCCAGGCTCGAACGCGGTTTCATGCACGACAGCGAAGCGCTGTACCAGCAGGTTTCCCAGCGTTTTGACCAGAACGAAGCCGCCCTCAACAGCCTGGCCGCCCTGTTTTCCACCTTTGACGGCCTCAATTACCGGGACATCAACACCTTTACCGGCACCCTGCTGGAACAGTACCCGCATCTCTTTGCCATTGATGTCCTGCAACGGGTGGACCACGCCCAGCGACCGGCCTTCGAACGTGACCTGGCCCAAAGCGCCGGCTCCGCCCTGACCATCCGTGATTACGTTGACGGCAACTGGCAGGTGTCGCCCCGCCGGCCGCAATACCTGCCGGTCATCTTTGTCGCACCTCCCCGCGTGTTGCCAGGATCAGCGCTCGGACTGGATGCACTGGAGTCCCGCCCCCTGCGCTCGGCCCTCAGCCAGTCGCTGGCCCACGGCCGGGTGGTGGCTTCGCCACCCTACCGGCTGTTCAACGGCAAGCCCGGTTACGCAGTCAGCCTGCCCCTGAAACTGCGCGACGTGCAGGCGTACAGCAATGCCTCCAGCAATTTCGCCATCCTGCTGGTGATCGACACCCACCGGCTGCTGTCGCAACTGGATCTGGAAGAACTGCCCAGCCGGGTCCGCCTGTATTACCGCCGGCCCGGCAGCAATACCGCTCCGCCGCTGATTTTCGACAACCGCGGCGAACGGGTGCCACCGATCACGGGCGACCTGCAGTTCAGCCGCACGCTGGCATCCAACTACCAGCCCTTCACCCTCGACATCCAGCGCGACATTGTCCTGCGCGACCTCAACCTGTCGCTGTTTGCCCTGATCGCCACCGCCGGCCTGCTGCTGACCGCCCTGCTGACGGCCTGGCTGATCCAGCGCCGCGAAACCGCAGAACAGCGACGGCTGGCAGCTGCCGAGCTCTACACCAGCCGCGAACGGGCCAGCGTCACGTTGCAGGCCATCAACGATGGTGTCATTACCTTCGGCCTGTCGCAGCGCATCGACTTCATCAATCCGATGGCAGCCTCCCTGACCGGCGTGTCGGCCAGTGCAGCCATCGGCAAGCAGATCGACCAGGTAGTGCGGCTGCGCTACGACTTCGCCCAGAGCCTGCCCGCCAATCCGTTCAGGCTCTGCCTGCGCAGCGGACATGCCATCGACCTCGCCGACAACAGCCTGCTGCTGCATCCCGGTGGCGAGGAAATCCTGCTTGAAGGCAACATTTCGCCACTGTTCGATCCCAACAGCCAGGTAATCGGCGGTGTGTTCGCCTTCCGCAACATGGGCCCGGTCCGCCAGCGGGCACGTCAGGCACTGGAAGAAAGCGAGCGGCGCCTGCACGAGCACGAGGCCCATCTGGCGCATGTGGCGCGCCTGCACACCATGGGCGAAATGGCCAGCGGCATCGCCCACGAACTCAACCAGCCGCTTGCAGCCATCGTCAACTACAACCAGGCCTGCCTGCGCCTCATCGAAGAAGACGAGCCGGATTTTCCGACGCTGCGGCATGCGCTGTCGGCCACGGCCACCCAGGCCCAGCGTGCCGGCGAAATCCTCAAGCGCCTGCGCGCCTTCGTGGCCCGCCAGCCCATCCACCTGGCGCCGGTCGACCTGAACCAGGTCGTCAAGGACGTGCTGGCACTGGCCGAATACGACGTGCGCCGCCACGAAGTCACGGTGGATACCGCGCTCAGCCACGATCTGCCGCCGATCATCGCCGATGCCATCCAGCTCGAGCAGGTCGTGCTCAACCTTTTGCGCAATGCGCTGGATGCCATCCAGACCGTGGCGCCGTGGGGACGCATCCACCTTGCCACCAGCCATGCAGAACAGCACGTTCGCCTGACGATTAGTGACAATGGCTGCGGTTTGGGCGAACATGCCGACCGCATGTTCGAACCGTTCTACACGACCAAATCCTCAGGCATGGGTCTGGGCCTGACCATCTGCCAGACCATCATCGAGTCGTTCGGCGGCCGCATCCGTGCGGCCAACCAGGCCGCCGGTGGTGCCGTGTTCACGATCGAGCTGCCGCTCAACACTCCGTCTTCAGTGGAATCCCGCCATGTCCCATCCGATGCCTCCCCGACAGCAGCTTGA
- the lpxA gene encoding acyl-ACP--UDP-N-acetylglucosamine O-acyltransferase: MAIHPTAVIDPKAELDSSVEVGAYAVVGPDVRIGAGSKIGHHVVVEGLTTIGEQNTFFPFCSVGQAPQDKKYAGEPTRLEIGNGNTFRECVTLNTGTVQDVGVTRLGDDNWVMAYAHVAHDCQVGSHCILANNATLAGHVTLGDYVILGGLTAVHQFCTIGAHAMVAGGSIIVQDVPPYVMAAGNHASPVGINSEGLKRRGYTPEAIRAIRTAYKQLYRQGLSLDEAKVAIAEASAGVPELGLFNAFFARSARGIIR; this comes from the coding sequence ATGGCGATTCATCCCACTGCTGTCATCGATCCCAAGGCCGAACTCGACAGTTCGGTCGAGGTGGGCGCCTATGCCGTTGTCGGCCCGGACGTCCGTATCGGGGCCGGCAGCAAGATCGGTCACCATGTGGTGGTCGAAGGGCTGACCACCATTGGCGAACAGAACACTTTTTTCCCGTTCTGCTCGGTGGGACAGGCGCCGCAGGACAAAAAATATGCAGGCGAGCCGACCCGGCTCGAAATCGGCAACGGCAACACCTTCCGTGAATGCGTCACCCTCAACACCGGTACCGTGCAGGATGTCGGCGTCACCCGTCTGGGCGACGACAACTGGGTGATGGCCTATGCCCACGTGGCGCACGACTGCCAGGTCGGCAGCCACTGCATCCTGGCCAACAACGCCACGCTGGCCGGGCATGTCACGCTGGGTGACTACGTGATCTTGGGCGGCCTGACGGCCGTGCACCAGTTCTGCACCATCGGAGCCCACGCCATGGTGGCCGGTGGCTCGATCATCGTGCAGGACGTTCCGCCCTACGTGATGGCTGCCGGCAATCATGCCAGCCCGGTCGGCATCAACAGCGAAGGGCTCAAGCGCCGTGGCTACACGCCGGAGGCCATCCGCGCCATCCGCACCGCCTACAAGCAGCTTTACCGTCAGGGCCTGTCGCTGGACGAGGCCAAGGTTGCCATTGCCGAGGCTTCGGCCGGTGTGCCGGAGCTTGGCCTTTTCAACGCCTTCTTTGCCCGATCCGCCCGCGGCATCATCCGCTAG
- a CDS encoding formate--tetrahydrofolate ligase, translating to MLSDLDIAQRASLLPITDLASRIGLDPAEYEPYGRAKAKVTLRADRPRGRLILVTATSGTPAGSGKTTVSIALAQAMQRLGQSAALALREPSLGPCFGLKGCATGGGYAQLLPMEDINLHFTGDFHAVTSANNLIAALIDNLRFQQPETPVAEVLWRRVLDVNDRALRQVVTGLGGGANGVPAETGFDITAASEIMAVLCLAEDEADLRRRLDALVLGFRSDGTPLTGRELGSTGAVMALLRDAVKPNLVQSLEGNAAFVHGGPFANIAHGCNSVAATRAALSVADWAITEAGFGSDLGAEKFFNIVSRQTGLAPAAVVLVTTLASLKWHGGCELADVRQPQPAALMQGLANLGRHLDNLAGFGQRVVVALNRFADDSDNEIAMLAEYCHQRGAAFAPCDGHARGGVGAEALAWAVLSAAQAPDAPVQLSYADDDSVPDKLDAIVRKVYGGSGVRLSEAARRDLARIEAMGLAHLPVCVAKTQFSFTADSKRRGAPDGFSLPVTRLIPCAGAGFIVAMAGSIMRMPGLSKSPQALRIDMQDDRISGLA from the coding sequence ATGCTTTCCGACCTCGACATTGCCCAGCGTGCCAGCCTGTTGCCCATTACCGACCTTGCCAGCCGGATCGGACTGGATCCGGCCGAGTACGAGCCCTATGGCCGTGCCAAGGCCAAGGTCACGCTGCGTGCCGACCGGCCCCGCGGCCGGCTGATCCTGGTCACCGCCACCAGCGGCACGCCGGCCGGCAGCGGCAAGACCACGGTGTCGATCGCCCTGGCGCAGGCCATGCAACGCCTCGGGCAGTCTGCCGCACTGGCCCTGCGCGAACCGTCGCTGGGGCCGTGTTTCGGCCTCAAGGGGTGCGCCACGGGGGGCGGTTACGCCCAGCTGCTGCCGATGGAAGACATCAACCTGCACTTCACCGGCGACTTTCACGCCGTCACCAGCGCCAACAACCTGATTGCCGCACTGATAGACAACCTGCGCTTCCAGCAGCCGGAAACCCCGGTGGCCGAAGTGCTGTGGCGCCGGGTGCTCGACGTCAACGACCGCGCCTTGCGACAGGTCGTGACCGGACTGGGTGGTGGTGCCAATGGCGTGCCTGCCGAAACCGGCTTTGACATCACGGCAGCATCCGAAATCATGGCTGTCCTGTGCCTCGCGGAGGACGAAGCCGACCTGCGCCGCCGGCTGGATGCCCTGGTCCTTGGCTTCCGCTCCGACGGCACGCCGCTGACCGGCCGGGAACTCGGCAGCACCGGCGCCGTCATGGCGCTGTTGCGGGACGCGGTCAAACCCAACCTGGTGCAGTCGCTGGAAGGCAATGCCGCATTCGTGCACGGCGGACCGTTTGCCAACATCGCGCACGGCTGCAACTCGGTAGCGGCAACCCGTGCAGCCCTGTCGGTGGCGGACTGGGCGATTACCGAGGCCGGCTTCGGCTCGGATCTGGGCGCAGAAAAATTCTTCAACATCGTCAGCCGGCAGACCGGGCTGGCGCCGGCTGCCGTGGTGCTGGTCACCACGCTGGCTTCGCTCAAGTGGCATGGCGGCTGCGAGCTGGCCGACGTCAGGCAGCCCCAGCCGGCAGCCCTGATGCAGGGGCTGGCCAACCTCGGGCGCCATCTGGACAACCTGGCCGGTTTCGGCCAGCGCGTCGTTGTGGCGCTCAACCGGTTTGCCGACGACAGCGACAACGAAATCGCCATGCTGGCCGAATACTGCCACCAGCGTGGTGCAGCCTTTGCACCGTGTGACGGCCATGCCAGGGGCGGAGTGGGTGCCGAGGCACTGGCTTGGGCCGTGCTGTCGGCCGCACAGGCGCCGGATGCGCCGGTGCAGTTGAGCTACGCCGACGACGACAGCGTGCCCGACAAGCTCGATGCCATCGTGCGGAAGGTGTATGGCGGCAGCGGTGTCCGGCTCAGCGAAGCCGCCCGGCGCGACCTGGCGCGTATCGAAGCCATGGGGCTGGCTCACCTGCCGGTGTGCGTGGCCAAAACGCAGTTTTCCTTTACCGCCGATTCCAAGCGGCGCGGTGCGCCGGACGGTTTCAGCCTGCCGGTGACGCGGCTGATTCCCTGCGCCGGCGCCGGCTTCATCGTGGCCATGGCCGGCAGCATCATGCGCATGCCCGGGCTGTCGAAGTCACCGCAGGCGCTGCGGATCGACATGCAGGACGACCGGATCAGCGGTCTGGCCTGA
- the fabZ gene encoding 3-hydroxyacyl-ACP dehydratase FabZ: MSEVSNVIDIRGIMKMLPHRYPFLLVDRVLEIEEGKRIKAIKNVTANEQFFVGHFEQYPVMPGVLIIEALAQAAGILAIKTHDGEVRQENALYFFVGIDNARFKRQVIPGDTLVFEVEMLRVSRGIGKFAAKAFVDGELACEADLMCARREI; the protein is encoded by the coding sequence ATGAGCGAAGTGTCCAACGTGATCGATATCCGCGGCATCATGAAAATGCTGCCGCACCGCTACCCCTTCCTGCTGGTGGACCGGGTGCTGGAAATCGAAGAGGGCAAGCGGATCAAGGCCATCAAGAACGTCACGGCCAACGAACAGTTTTTTGTCGGGCACTTTGAGCAGTATCCGGTCATGCCGGGCGTGCTGATCATCGAGGCACTGGCGCAGGCCGCCGGCATCCTGGCGATCAAGACCCACGACGGCGAAGTGCGCCAGGAAAACGCGCTCTACTTCTTCGTCGGCATCGACAATGCCCGCTTCAAGCGCCAGGTGATTCCGGGTGACACGCTGGTGTTCGAGGTGGAAATGCTCCGGGTTTCCCGCGGCATCGGCAAGTTTGCCGCCAAGGCCTTCGTCGATGGCGAACTGGCCTGCGAGGCTGACCTGATGTGCGCCCGCCGGGAGATCTGA
- the lpxB gene encoding lipid-A-disaccharide synthase has protein sequence MTLFHRPGTFRVALVAGEASGDGLGAALMAALKQQRPHIEFVGIGGPKMQGEGLVSLYPQEALAVRGYAEVIRSLPRLLKIRSGLIDALLADRPHVFIGIDAPDFNLGLEARLKRRGVRTVHYVSPSIWAWRGERIHKIRQSVDHMLALFPMEPAIYRDAGVPVTYVGHPFADGFALDPDQPAARALLKLGEGPVFAVLPGSRVSEVDYMTPLLLETIRRLLAALPDAQFVVPMATRPTMDRFRQLIRIHGAEELPIRVLYGHAREAMVASDLVLAASGTATLEVALAKRPMVISYRISSTTYRIVKKKLRLPYVGLPNILAGRFVVPELLQHEATAANLAQAALNALADRPYQAWLAGVFRKLHLELKRNGAEVAARAVIEVATR, from the coding sequence ATGACGCTCTTTCACCGACCCGGAACCTTTCGTGTAGCCCTGGTCGCTGGCGAAGCCAGCGGCGACGGGCTGGGAGCGGCCCTGATGGCCGCTCTCAAGCAGCAGCGCCCGCACATCGAGTTTGTCGGCATCGGCGGCCCGAAAATGCAGGGCGAAGGGCTGGTGAGCCTGTACCCGCAGGAAGCGCTGGCCGTGCGCGGCTACGCCGAAGTCATCAGGAGCCTGCCAAGGCTCCTGAAAATCCGCTCCGGACTGATCGACGCCCTGCTGGCCGACCGGCCGCACGTGTTCATCGGCATTGATGCGCCCGACTTCAACCTCGGGCTGGAAGCCCGGCTCAAGCGCCGCGGCGTGCGTACCGTCCATTACGTCAGCCCCTCGATCTGGGCCTGGCGCGGCGAGCGCATCCACAAGATCCGCCAGTCGGTCGACCACATGCTGGCGCTGTTCCCGATGGAGCCCGCGATCTATCGCGATGCCGGCGTGCCGGTTACCTACGTCGGCCACCCGTTTGCCGACGGCTTCGCGCTGGATCCCGACCAGCCGGCTGCCCGTGCCCTGCTCAAGCTGGGCGAAGGGCCGGTCTTTGCCGTGCTGCCCGGCAGCCGGGTCAGCGAAGTCGACTACATGACGCCGCTGCTCCTCGAAACCATCCGGCGCCTGCTGGCAGCACTGCCTGATGCGCAGTTTGTCGTGCCGATGGCCACCCGGCCCACCATGGACCGCTTCCGCCAGCTGATCCGCATTCACGGGGCGGAGGAACTGCCGATCCGCGTACTGTACGGCCATGCGCGTGAAGCCATGGTTGCCAGCGATCTCGTGCTGGCCGCCAGCGGCACCGCCACGCTGGAAGTGGCCCTGGCCAAACGGCCCATGGTCATCAGTTACCGCATTTCCAGTACCACTTACCGCATCGTCAAGAAAAAGCTGCGGCTGCCCTATGTCGGGCTGCCCAACATCCTGGCCGGCCGGTTCGTGGTGCCGGAACTGCTGCAACATGAAGCCACGGCCGCCAATCTGGCACAGGCTGCGCTTAACGCCCTGGCCGACCGGCCCTACCAGGCATGGCTGGCCGGCGTGTTCCGCAAGCTGCACCTCGAACTCAAGCGCAACGGTGCCGAAGTGGCCGCCCGGGCTGTCATCGAGGTTGCAACCCGCTGA